In the Plectropomus leopardus isolate mb chromosome 5, YSFRI_Pleo_2.0, whole genome shotgun sequence genome, one interval contains:
- the sytl2b gene encoding synaptotagmin-like protein 2 isoform X1 gives MDPAGGCSILACFNTCPLRGGTMIDLSHLTEEEQGMIMTVLRRDAELKKAEEERIRRLEKLLDNGSQSDAELKYLTGEWFYEAKSRRHMDKIHGSEIILASMKQRKAGLDGSLRMERSKTPSSQGSDGVPPPKPARCFEGLQPQKINDAEKENLNSTVRSPRTSFSFKPRHNPFNRASLIVVEPPENVDDTPISRDQESSVTEPISPLKIQPAEASQTSGGSVTSEGSSVGFRPVPKKRTFLSRQTSCQLESTHLVLDTQGGSVGIVPAPRRSLQRGSSESSNQSCLKGQDEMSQKSDVSYQVSQSAQPSKPLDEISQQPLCDVSQVSSNSSVERERNLASITRDRPATYTRSDASTDREIPQKNNARDDWTQREYEASNTVVLQTGSIQDSDGGNNSSVGGATRQEELSLPQSTVDPEPPVSYDLNFIDMSDQQVPKKSSQKHAFQLSTQSTSPTGDEDSIAKVLDWFNRSTDSLEDDGPKVTKSSVKHTEISRGEDSLRQDVGDIISDRKNETLEMRRNPLQRQTTEALESRATDRTGNREVIETQEDGSKDNRERMRPAEVKDNTDESQPPQISHLMSFWEKSNPGPKILISKSNTPGDKGRKPVHLSAEKDEKRVNKPYKAPDMPSVPGIYNEKGIYYTDQKNNGDDAQLNNNQEVDSLVMNTYDPKYNSDYLKSAARQIADRRESDTEILCVSPQPKTPINLPQPDSISQSRETTLQDELSRIVPVSQLEMDLDSDKFCSSKNTPYMDYKKGNIQVTSRAQISSEDVKTRDSEDKNVQSSMSPKRKEDKDRLNSPRSNRQSISHQESTAEKIKQLKSFWEQEGNKPTFYTGKPKALGDGRVARGSNQAKLNKRYTKSEFDLTSVGNDYDSDEDPSARNHPNFTVLPLNQRIEKSSPNLGTSRAQFNTLREFWGDATSDNKGPFPFDKPKSPKRKEPIKSQLSSQELKCGDPEISETTRPALMRSSPPLPNRSKLPHDRQPGSRAMNGGKNNLSHYTTAESKRSSKDSNKEEKSTKVVSSPGREIRSPKSRKDSFSNSSSRGSSMRRATSMFALSVPDNEELIIDVSPVHSHSRKQRQNAEKGASPKRSQEDTETLTPRARACVPRDYRHYLGMTDDSSVHTSLAPAVKDEGPERKSGYEFDVSMPMRTSTPVSSEERYTRRGGKTSQRPLWTNYSSSDAGQESSVSSTSDTRPTSRNSSTREYDHEDLDLVRKALRRAEARPKSLAKSVEDITASLSPRQERRQDPTDESRRISDVSSIPSYSSSLYSDLEQLKKMSKSVPSFLQEEDLGRDSDSIYEDSDLHGRLTMSSSLSNLTSSSGMATSSSLSGSVMTMYSGDFGNVDVQGNIQFSINYIHKLREFHIFVAELHDLAAVDPKRGRSDPYVKSYLVPDKANLGKRKTSVKKKTLNPTFNEILRYRVRMEYLRTQTLILSVWHHDTFGRNSFLGEVDVDLSKWDFDHTQMNYLALKARTAPTLEPSHGRGEMRLALRFLPQIIHSEGTIKGLPNTGEVHIWVKECKNLPLIRAAIDPYVKCFVLPDTSRRSRQKTRVLRRTVDPAFNHTMVYDGIREADLLEACVELTVWDRDRLASNLLGGLRLGAGTGKSYGAPVDWMDSTPYEAALWERMMTTPNEWVEDVLPLRVLSSAKTTFK, from the exons ATGGATCCAGCCGGTGGCTGCTCCATACTTGCTTGTTTCAACACCTGCCCGCTGAGAGGAGGAACCATGATCGACCTGAGCCACCTGacggaggaggagcaggggatgATAATGACGGTGCTGAGGAGGGACGCCGAACTGAAGaaggctgaggaggagagaatCAG GAGACTGGAGAAACTACTGGATAACGGCTCGCAGTCGGACGCTGAGCTGAAGTACCTGACTGGAGAGTGGTTTTACGAGGCCAAGTCTCGCAGACACATGGACAAGATCCACGGCTCAGAGATCATCCTGGCCTCCATGAAACAGAGGAAAGCTGGTCTAG ACGGTTCTCTCAGAATGGAACGATCTAAAACACCCAGCAGTCAAGGTTCAGATGGTGTCCCTCCGCCGAAACCTGCCAGATGTTTTGAAGGACTACAGCCACAGAAAATCAA CgatgcagaaaaagaaaatctaaattcAACGGTCCGCTCTCCAAGAACG TCTTTTTCTTTCAAGCCGAGGCACAACCCTTTCAACCGCGCTTCCCTTATTGTTGTTGAGCCACCTGAAAATGTTGATGACACGCCAATCAGCCGAGACCAGGAGTCATCTGTGACAG AGCCCATATCTCCACTGAAGATCCAACCAGCAGAGGCGAGTCAGACTTCAGGGGGCTCTGTCACATCAGAGGGCTCCTCTGTAGGTTTCAGACCAGTGCCAAAGAAGAGGACATTTCTCTCAAGACAAACGTCTTGTCAGTTAGAAAGCACCCACCTGGTGTTAGACACTCAGGGAGGGTCAGTGGGGATTGTTCCCGCCCCAAGACGGAGCCTCCAGCGAGGGTCCAGTGAGAGCTCTAACCAGTCCTGCCTGAAGGGCCAAgatgaaatgtctcaaaaaagtgatgtttcttATCAAGTATCTCAGTCTGCTCAGCCATCCAAACCTCTAGATGAAATCTCCCAGCAGCCACTTTGTGATGTATCTCAGGTTTCGTCTAATTCCAGtgtggagagagaaaggaacCTAGCTTCTATAACAAGAGACCG ACCAGCCACATACACGAGGAGTGATGCgtcaacagacagagagatcCCACAGAAGAACAATGCACGAGATGATTGGACACAAAGAGAATATGAGGCGTCGAACACTGTCGTTCTGCAAACCGGCAGCATTCAGGATTCAGACGGAGGAAACAACAGCAGCGTAGGAGGAGCAACGAGGCAGGAAGAGCTGAGTTTACCCCAAAGCACTGTGG ATCCAGAACCACCAGTATCTTATGATCTCAACTTCATTGATATGTCTGATCAGCAAGTGCCGAAGAAATCAAGTCAGAAACACGCGTTTCAATTATCCACGCAGTCCACCAGTCCCACTGGTGATGAGGACTCCATTGCCAAGGTGCTGGACTGGTTCAACCGCAGCACAGACAGCCTTGAAGATGATGGTCCAAAGGTCACAAAGAGCTCTGTTAAACATACAGAAATCAGCAGAGGTGAAGATTCATTACGACAGGATGTTGGGGATATAATAAGTGATAGAAAGAATGAAACTCTTGAAATGAGGAGAAATCCCTTACAAAGACAGACCACTGAGGCTTTGGAGTCAAGAGCAACAGACAGAACAGGCAACAGGGAAGTGATCGAAACACAAGAAGACGGTAGCAAGGATAACAGAGAAAGAATGCGGCCAGCAGAAGTTAAAGATAATACGGATGAAAGCCAACCACCCCAAATCTCTCATCTGATGTCATTCTGGGAGAAAAGCAATCCAGGACCTAAAATTCTTATCagcaaatcaaacacacctggCGACAAAGGACGAAAACCTGTTCATCTCTCAGCAGAGAAAGACGAGAAGAGAGTGAACAAACCTTACAAAGCACCTGATATGCCCTCTGTGCCCGGAATATACAATGAGAAGGGAATTTATTATACGgaccaaaaaaataatgggGACGATGCACAGTTAAATAATAACCAAGAGGTAGACAGTCTGGTTATGAATACTTATGACCCAAAATACAACtcagattatttaaaatcagCAGCCAGACAGATAGCTGACAGAAGAGAATCAGACACAGAGATTTTATGTGTAAGTCCACAGCCTAAAACACCAATCAACCTTCCACAACCTGACAGTATTTCCCAATCAAGAGAAACCACACTGCAAGACGAACTGTCCAGAATTGTTCCTGTATCTCAGCTGGAGATGGATCTGGACTCTGATAAGTTCTGTTCATCCAAAAATACCCCCTACATGGACTACAAGAAAGGCAATATACAAGTCACCTCCAGAGCACAAATTTCAAGTGAAGATGTAAAGACGAGGGACAGTGAGGATAAAAATGTGCAATCAAGCATGTCTCCTAAACGAAAGGAGGATAAAGACAGACTAAATAGTCCTCGCTCAAACAGACAGAGCATATCGCATCAAGAAAGTACTGCAGAGAAGATAAAGCAGCTCAAATCTTTCTGGGAGCAGGAGGGGAACAAGCCTACATTTTACACTGGGAAACCTAAAGCTCTTGGGGATGGTAGAGTCGCTCGTGGTTCAAATCAGGCAAAACTGAATAAAAGATACACAAAGTCGGAGTTTGATCTGACGTCAGTTGGAAACGATTATGACAGTGATGAGGACCCCTCGGCAAGAAATCATCCTAACTTTACTGTTCTTCCTTTGAATCAGAGAATAGAAAAGTCGTCCCCTAATCTGGGCACGAGCCGAGCACAATTTAATACTCTGCGTGAGTTTTGGGGTGATGCAACATCAGATAACAAGGGACCATTTCCCTTTGACAAACCCAAAAGTCCAAAGAGGAAAGAGCCGATAAAATCTCAGCTTTCATCTCAGGAGTTAAAGTGTGGTGACCCAGAGATATCAGAGACAACACGACCAGCTCTCATGAGGTCATCTCCACCTCTTCCGAATCGATCAAAGCTGCCTCATGATAGACAACCGGGGTCAAGAGCAATGAATGGCGGCAAAAACAATCTGTCTCATTATACGACAGCTGAGTCCAAAAGGAGCTCTAAAGACTCAAATAAAGAGGAGAAATCCACAAAAGTAGTAAGCAGCCCTGGAAGAGAGATTCGTTCTCCAAAGAGCAGAAAAGACAGCTTTAGCAATTCGAGTAGTCGTGGAAGTTCCATGCGTCGTGCCACTAGCATGTTCGCTCTGAGCGTTCCTGACAATGAAGAGCTTATAATCGATGTAAGCCCCGTCCACTCCCACAGCAGAAAGCAGAGGCAGAATGCAGAGAAAGGCGCCTCGCCAAAAAGATCACAAGAGGATACTGAGACTCTGACACCACGTGCACGGGCATGTGTGCCAAGAGACTACCGGCATTACCTGGGCATGACAGATGACAGCAGCGTCCACACCTCCCTCGCCCCAGCTGTGAAGGATGAGGGGCCAGAAAGGAAGTCTGGGTATGAGTTTGACGTGAGCATGCCGATGAGGACCAGCACTCCAGTGAGCTCCGAGGAGCGATACACCAGGAGGGGCGGCAAGACAAGCCAGCGCCCTCTGTGGACAAACTACAGCAGCTCAGACGCGGGTCAGGAGTCATCTGTGAGCAGCACGTCTGATACCCGGCCCACCTCGAGGAACAGTTCAACCC GGGAATATGATCATGAGGACTTAGACCTTGTAAGGAAAGCATTGAGGCGAGCAGAAGCACGGCCTAAAAGCCTGGCTAAAAGTGTGGAGGACATCACAGCATCCTTATCACCAC GACAAGAACGAAGGCAAGACCCAACTGATGAATCCAGACGCATTAGTGACG TTTCATCCATCCCATCGTATTCTTCATCCTTATATTCGGATCTAGAGCAACTGAAGAAGATGAGCAAATCAGTTCCTTCATTCTTACAAGAGGAG gACCTTGGCAGAGACAGTGACTCCATCTACGAGGACAGTGACCTCCATGGAAGACTAACGATGAGCAGCTCTTTGAGTAACCTCACCAGCTCCTCTGGCATGGCGACTTCGTCTTCT CTGAGTGGAAGTGTGATGACCATGTACAGCGGGGACTTTGGGAATGTGGACGTTCAGGGAAACATCCAGTTTTCCATCAACTACATCCATAAGCTCAGAGAGTTTCACATCTTTGTGGCTGAGCTCCACGACCTGGCTGCTGTCGACCCAAAGCGGGGCCGTTCAGACCC ATACGTCAAAAGCTACCTGGTTCCTGACAAAGCTAATCTGGGGAAGAGGAAAACATCTGTCAAAAAGAAGACACTGAATCCAACTTTCAACGAGATCCTCAGA TATCGTGTTCGCATGGAGTACCTTCGAACCCAGACGCTCATTCTCTCAGTTTGGCATCACGACACCTTTGGCAGGAACAGTTTCCTGGGCGAGGTAGACGTGGACCTCTCTAAGTGGGACTTTGACCACACCCAGATGAACTACTTAGCCCTGAAAGCaagg ACCGCACCCACTCTAGAGCCATCACATGGTCGAGGAGAGATGAGACTAGCCCTGCGTTTCTTGCCACAGATCATCCACAGTGAAG GAACGATTAAAGGGCTTCCAAACACAGGAGAGGTTCACATTTGGGTGAAAGAATGCAAGAACCTGCCTCTAATCAGAGCCGCCATCGACCCATATGTTAAGTG CTTTGTGCTGCCAGACACGAGCAGGAGGAGTCGGCAGAAGACGCGTGTGCTGCGGAGGACAGTGGACCCTGCGTTTAACCACACGATGGTGTACGACGGCATCAGAGAGGCTGATCTATTAGAGGCCTGCGTGGAGCTCACTGTCTGGGACCGGGACAGGCTTGCCAGCAATCTGCTGGGCGGCCTAAGGCTTGGCGCTGGAACAG GCAAAAGTTATGGTGCACCGGTGGACTGGATGGACTCAACTCCCTATGAGGCAGCCCTATGGGAGCGCATGATGACCACCCCGAATGAGTGGGTGGAGGACGTACTCCCATTAAGAGTGCTAAGCTCTGCAAAAACTACTTTCAAATAA
- the sytl2b gene encoding synaptotagmin-like protein 2 isoform X3, with translation MDPAGGCSILACFNTCPLRGGTMIDLSHLTEEEQGMIMTVLRRDAELKKAEEERIRRLEKLLDNGSQSDAELKYLTGEWFYEAKSRRHMDKIHGSEIILASMKQRKAGLDGSLRMERSKTPSSQGSDGVPPPKPARCFEGLQPQKINDAEKENLNSTVRSPRTSFSFKPRHNPFNRASLIVVEPPENVDDTPISRDQESSVTEPISPLKIQPAEASQTSGGSVTSEGSSVGFRPVPKKRTFLSRQTSCQLESTHLVLDTQGGSVGIVPAPRRSLQRGSSESSNQSCLKGQDEMSQKSDVSYQVSQSAQPSKPLDEISQQPLCDVSQVSSNSSVERERNLASITRDRPATYTRSDASTDREIPQKNNARDDWTQREYEASNTVVLQTGSIQDSDGGNNSSVGGATRQEELSLPQSTVDPEPPVSYDLNFIDMSDQQVPKKSSQKHAFQLSTQSTSPTGDEDSIAKVLDWFNRSTDSLEDDGPKVTKSSVKHTEISRGEDSLRQDVGDIISDRKNETLEMRRNPLQRQTTEALESRATDRTGNREVIETQEDGSKDNRERMRPAEVKDNTDESQPPQISHLMSFWEKSNPGPKILISKSNTPGDKGRKPVHLSAEKDEKRVNKPYKAPDMPSVPGIYNEKGIYYTDQKNNGDDAQLNNNQEVDSLVMNTYDPKYNSDYLKSAARQIADRRESDTEILCVSPQPKTPINLPQPDSISQSRETTLQDELSRIVPVSQLEMDLDSDKFCSSKNTPYMDYKKGNIQVTSRAQISSEDVKTRDSEDKNVQSSMSPKRKEDKDRLNSPRSNRQSISHQESTAEKIKQLKSFWEQEGNKPTFYTGKPKALGDGRVARGSNQAKLNKRYTKSEFDLTSVGNDYDSDEDPSARNHPNFTVLPLNQRIEKSSPNLGTSRAQFNTLREFWGDATSDNKGPFPFDKPKSPKRKEPIKSQLSSQELKCGDPEISETTRPALMRSSPPLPNRSKLPHDRQPGSRAMNGGKNNLSHYTTAESKRSSKDSNKEEKSTKVVSSPGREIRSPKSRKDSFSNSSSRGSSMRRATSMFALSVPDNEELIIDVSPVHSHSRKQRQNAEKGASPKRSQEDTETLTPRARACVPRDYRHYLGMTDDSSVHTSLAPAVKDEGPERKSGYEFDVSMPMRTSTPVSSEERYTRRGGKTSQRPLWTNYSSSDAGQESSVSSTSDTRPTSRNSSTREYDHEDLDLVRKALRRAEARPKSLAKSVEDITASLSPRQERRQDPTDESRRISDEQLKKMSKSVPSFLQEEDLGRDSDSIYEDSDLHGRLTMSSSLSNLTSSSGMATSSSLSGSVMTMYSGDFGNVDVQGNIQFSINYIHKLREFHIFVAELHDLAAVDPKRGRSDPYVKSYLVPDKANLGKRKTSVKKKTLNPTFNEILRYRVRMEYLRTQTLILSVWHHDTFGRNSFLGEVDVDLSKWDFDHTQMNYLALKARTAPTLEPSHGRGEMRLALRFLPQIIHSEGTIKGLPNTGEVHIWVKECKNLPLIRAAIDPYVKCFVLPDTSRRSRQKTRVLRRTVDPAFNHTMVYDGIREADLLEACVELTVWDRDRLASNLLGGLRLGAGTGKSYGAPVDWMDSTPYEAALWERMMTTPNEWVEDVLPLRVLSSAKTTFK, from the exons ATGGATCCAGCCGGTGGCTGCTCCATACTTGCTTGTTTCAACACCTGCCCGCTGAGAGGAGGAACCATGATCGACCTGAGCCACCTGacggaggaggagcaggggatgATAATGACGGTGCTGAGGAGGGACGCCGAACTGAAGaaggctgaggaggagagaatCAG GAGACTGGAGAAACTACTGGATAACGGCTCGCAGTCGGACGCTGAGCTGAAGTACCTGACTGGAGAGTGGTTTTACGAGGCCAAGTCTCGCAGACACATGGACAAGATCCACGGCTCAGAGATCATCCTGGCCTCCATGAAACAGAGGAAAGCTGGTCTAG ACGGTTCTCTCAGAATGGAACGATCTAAAACACCCAGCAGTCAAGGTTCAGATGGTGTCCCTCCGCCGAAACCTGCCAGATGTTTTGAAGGACTACAGCCACAGAAAATCAA CgatgcagaaaaagaaaatctaaattcAACGGTCCGCTCTCCAAGAACG TCTTTTTCTTTCAAGCCGAGGCACAACCCTTTCAACCGCGCTTCCCTTATTGTTGTTGAGCCACCTGAAAATGTTGATGACACGCCAATCAGCCGAGACCAGGAGTCATCTGTGACAG AGCCCATATCTCCACTGAAGATCCAACCAGCAGAGGCGAGTCAGACTTCAGGGGGCTCTGTCACATCAGAGGGCTCCTCTGTAGGTTTCAGACCAGTGCCAAAGAAGAGGACATTTCTCTCAAGACAAACGTCTTGTCAGTTAGAAAGCACCCACCTGGTGTTAGACACTCAGGGAGGGTCAGTGGGGATTGTTCCCGCCCCAAGACGGAGCCTCCAGCGAGGGTCCAGTGAGAGCTCTAACCAGTCCTGCCTGAAGGGCCAAgatgaaatgtctcaaaaaagtgatgtttcttATCAAGTATCTCAGTCTGCTCAGCCATCCAAACCTCTAGATGAAATCTCCCAGCAGCCACTTTGTGATGTATCTCAGGTTTCGTCTAATTCCAGtgtggagagagaaaggaacCTAGCTTCTATAACAAGAGACCG ACCAGCCACATACACGAGGAGTGATGCgtcaacagacagagagatcCCACAGAAGAACAATGCACGAGATGATTGGACACAAAGAGAATATGAGGCGTCGAACACTGTCGTTCTGCAAACCGGCAGCATTCAGGATTCAGACGGAGGAAACAACAGCAGCGTAGGAGGAGCAACGAGGCAGGAAGAGCTGAGTTTACCCCAAAGCACTGTGG ATCCAGAACCACCAGTATCTTATGATCTCAACTTCATTGATATGTCTGATCAGCAAGTGCCGAAGAAATCAAGTCAGAAACACGCGTTTCAATTATCCACGCAGTCCACCAGTCCCACTGGTGATGAGGACTCCATTGCCAAGGTGCTGGACTGGTTCAACCGCAGCACAGACAGCCTTGAAGATGATGGTCCAAAGGTCACAAAGAGCTCTGTTAAACATACAGAAATCAGCAGAGGTGAAGATTCATTACGACAGGATGTTGGGGATATAATAAGTGATAGAAAGAATGAAACTCTTGAAATGAGGAGAAATCCCTTACAAAGACAGACCACTGAGGCTTTGGAGTCAAGAGCAACAGACAGAACAGGCAACAGGGAAGTGATCGAAACACAAGAAGACGGTAGCAAGGATAACAGAGAAAGAATGCGGCCAGCAGAAGTTAAAGATAATACGGATGAAAGCCAACCACCCCAAATCTCTCATCTGATGTCATTCTGGGAGAAAAGCAATCCAGGACCTAAAATTCTTATCagcaaatcaaacacacctggCGACAAAGGACGAAAACCTGTTCATCTCTCAGCAGAGAAAGACGAGAAGAGAGTGAACAAACCTTACAAAGCACCTGATATGCCCTCTGTGCCCGGAATATACAATGAGAAGGGAATTTATTATACGgaccaaaaaaataatgggGACGATGCACAGTTAAATAATAACCAAGAGGTAGACAGTCTGGTTATGAATACTTATGACCCAAAATACAACtcagattatttaaaatcagCAGCCAGACAGATAGCTGACAGAAGAGAATCAGACACAGAGATTTTATGTGTAAGTCCACAGCCTAAAACACCAATCAACCTTCCACAACCTGACAGTATTTCCCAATCAAGAGAAACCACACTGCAAGACGAACTGTCCAGAATTGTTCCTGTATCTCAGCTGGAGATGGATCTGGACTCTGATAAGTTCTGTTCATCCAAAAATACCCCCTACATGGACTACAAGAAAGGCAATATACAAGTCACCTCCAGAGCACAAATTTCAAGTGAAGATGTAAAGACGAGGGACAGTGAGGATAAAAATGTGCAATCAAGCATGTCTCCTAAACGAAAGGAGGATAAAGACAGACTAAATAGTCCTCGCTCAAACAGACAGAGCATATCGCATCAAGAAAGTACTGCAGAGAAGATAAAGCAGCTCAAATCTTTCTGGGAGCAGGAGGGGAACAAGCCTACATTTTACACTGGGAAACCTAAAGCTCTTGGGGATGGTAGAGTCGCTCGTGGTTCAAATCAGGCAAAACTGAATAAAAGATACACAAAGTCGGAGTTTGATCTGACGTCAGTTGGAAACGATTATGACAGTGATGAGGACCCCTCGGCAAGAAATCATCCTAACTTTACTGTTCTTCCTTTGAATCAGAGAATAGAAAAGTCGTCCCCTAATCTGGGCACGAGCCGAGCACAATTTAATACTCTGCGTGAGTTTTGGGGTGATGCAACATCAGATAACAAGGGACCATTTCCCTTTGACAAACCCAAAAGTCCAAAGAGGAAAGAGCCGATAAAATCTCAGCTTTCATCTCAGGAGTTAAAGTGTGGTGACCCAGAGATATCAGAGACAACACGACCAGCTCTCATGAGGTCATCTCCACCTCTTCCGAATCGATCAAAGCTGCCTCATGATAGACAACCGGGGTCAAGAGCAATGAATGGCGGCAAAAACAATCTGTCTCATTATACGACAGCTGAGTCCAAAAGGAGCTCTAAAGACTCAAATAAAGAGGAGAAATCCACAAAAGTAGTAAGCAGCCCTGGAAGAGAGATTCGTTCTCCAAAGAGCAGAAAAGACAGCTTTAGCAATTCGAGTAGTCGTGGAAGTTCCATGCGTCGTGCCACTAGCATGTTCGCTCTGAGCGTTCCTGACAATGAAGAGCTTATAATCGATGTAAGCCCCGTCCACTCCCACAGCAGAAAGCAGAGGCAGAATGCAGAGAAAGGCGCCTCGCCAAAAAGATCACAAGAGGATACTGAGACTCTGACACCACGTGCACGGGCATGTGTGCCAAGAGACTACCGGCATTACCTGGGCATGACAGATGACAGCAGCGTCCACACCTCCCTCGCCCCAGCTGTGAAGGATGAGGGGCCAGAAAGGAAGTCTGGGTATGAGTTTGACGTGAGCATGCCGATGAGGACCAGCACTCCAGTGAGCTCCGAGGAGCGATACACCAGGAGGGGCGGCAAGACAAGCCAGCGCCCTCTGTGGACAAACTACAGCAGCTCAGACGCGGGTCAGGAGTCATCTGTGAGCAGCACGTCTGATACCCGGCCCACCTCGAGGAACAGTTCAACCC GGGAATATGATCATGAGGACTTAGACCTTGTAAGGAAAGCATTGAGGCGAGCAGAAGCACGGCCTAAAAGCCTGGCTAAAAGTGTGGAGGACATCACAGCATCCTTATCACCAC GACAAGAACGAAGGCAAGACCCAACTGATGAATCCAGACGCATTAGTGACG AGCAACTGAAGAAGATGAGCAAATCAGTTCCTTCATTCTTACAAGAGGAG gACCTTGGCAGAGACAGTGACTCCATCTACGAGGACAGTGACCTCCATGGAAGACTAACGATGAGCAGCTCTTTGAGTAACCTCACCAGCTCCTCTGGCATGGCGACTTCGTCTTCT CTGAGTGGAAGTGTGATGACCATGTACAGCGGGGACTTTGGGAATGTGGACGTTCAGGGAAACATCCAGTTTTCCATCAACTACATCCATAAGCTCAGAGAGTTTCACATCTTTGTGGCTGAGCTCCACGACCTGGCTGCTGTCGACCCAAAGCGGGGCCGTTCAGACCC ATACGTCAAAAGCTACCTGGTTCCTGACAAAGCTAATCTGGGGAAGAGGAAAACATCTGTCAAAAAGAAGACACTGAATCCAACTTTCAACGAGATCCTCAGA TATCGTGTTCGCATGGAGTACCTTCGAACCCAGACGCTCATTCTCTCAGTTTGGCATCACGACACCTTTGGCAGGAACAGTTTCCTGGGCGAGGTAGACGTGGACCTCTCTAAGTGGGACTTTGACCACACCCAGATGAACTACTTAGCCCTGAAAGCaagg ACCGCACCCACTCTAGAGCCATCACATGGTCGAGGAGAGATGAGACTAGCCCTGCGTTTCTTGCCACAGATCATCCACAGTGAAG GAACGATTAAAGGGCTTCCAAACACAGGAGAGGTTCACATTTGGGTGAAAGAATGCAAGAACCTGCCTCTAATCAGAGCCGCCATCGACCCATATGTTAAGTG CTTTGTGCTGCCAGACACGAGCAGGAGGAGTCGGCAGAAGACGCGTGTGCTGCGGAGGACAGTGGACCCTGCGTTTAACCACACGATGGTGTACGACGGCATCAGAGAGGCTGATCTATTAGAGGCCTGCGTGGAGCTCACTGTCTGGGACCGGGACAGGCTTGCCAGCAATCTGCTGGGCGGCCTAAGGCTTGGCGCTGGAACAG GCAAAAGTTATGGTGCACCGGTGGACTGGATGGACTCAACTCCCTATGAGGCAGCCCTATGGGAGCGCATGATGACCACCCCGAATGAGTGGGTGGAGGACGTACTCCCATTAAGAGTGCTAAGCTCTGCAAAAACTACTTTCAAATAA